A window of the Streptomyces sp. NBC_00454 genome harbors these coding sequences:
- a CDS encoding proline racemase family protein: protein MTATPESAPASASASAPTVVRTADYHTAGEPFRIVDTLDTFSGGLPPAPGDTVAERCATAIGPGGSGTAPRRGALDDVRRLLVQEPRGHAGMYGGFVVPPDDDGAHFGVLFWHKDGYSTACGHGTMALGAWAVDTGRVPAPADGDVPVRIDVPSGRVGATVHRAGGRTTGVTFRNVPARTSARKVPVATTLGLAEVDIAHAGACYASVAARDLGLEVTRACLPSLARAGVEIRAALATHPGTWHPGGPLLSGVYGVIFYEELPDTPFGPHQRNVTVFADGQIDRSPCGSGTSARLALLAEDGRLGAGDDLLHESVTGTVFTGRVASATPAGLVTEVTGAAYRTGEHTFTVDPYDALGTGFLL, encoded by the coding sequence GTGACCGCCACCCCCGAGTCCGCCCCGGCCTCGGCCTCGGCCTCCGCGCCCACCGTCGTCCGCACCGCCGACTACCACACCGCCGGGGAGCCGTTCCGGATCGTCGACACCCTCGACACCTTCTCCGGGGGTCTGCCCCCCGCCCCCGGCGACACCGTCGCCGAGCGCTGCGCCACCGCCATCGGGCCGGGCGGCTCCGGCACCGCGCCGAGGCGGGGCGCCCTGGACGACGTACGGCGGCTGCTGGTGCAGGAGCCGCGCGGGCACGCCGGGATGTACGGGGGGTTCGTGGTGCCGCCCGACGACGACGGGGCCCACTTCGGGGTGCTGTTCTGGCACAAGGACGGCTACTCCACCGCCTGCGGCCACGGCACCATGGCGCTCGGCGCCTGGGCCGTGGACACCGGCCGGGTCCCCGCGCCCGCGGACGGGGACGTGCCCGTACGGATCGACGTGCCCTCGGGGCGGGTCGGCGCGACCGTGCACCGCGCCGGGGGCCGCACCACCGGGGTCACCTTCCGCAACGTCCCGGCCCGCACCAGCGCCCGCAAGGTGCCCGTCGCCACCACCCTGGGCCTGGCCGAGGTGGACATCGCGCACGCCGGGGCCTGCTACGCCTCCGTCGCGGCGCGGGACCTCGGCCTGGAGGTGACCCGGGCCTGTCTGCCCTCGCTGGCGCGGGCCGGAGTGGAGATCCGGGCCGCGCTCGCCACCCACCCGGGGACCTGGCACCCGGGCGGGCCGCTGCTCTCCGGGGTCTACGGGGTGATCTTCTACGAGGAACTGCCCGACACCCCCTTCGGCCCGCACCAGCGCAACGTCACGGTCTTCGCCGACGGGCAGATCGACCGGTCGCCCTGTGGCTCCGGCACCTCGGCCCGGCTCGCGCTGCTGGCCGAGGACGGGCGGCTGGGGGCGGGGGACGACCTGCTGCACGAGTCGGTGACCGGCACGGTGTTCACCGGCCGCGTCGCCTCGGCCACCCCGGCCGGGCTGGTCACGGAGGTCACCGGAGCCGCGTACCGCACCGGCGAGCACACCTTCACCGTGGACCCGTACGACGCCCTCGGCACCGGGTTCCTGCTGTGA
- a CDS encoding ornithine cyclodeaminase family protein, producing MTRNAGIRQFSAAETAGLLGPAAAADALAGVLRAGLDPEGCPPRGAVAVPGGGELLVMPAAAGAYAGVKIAGVAPGNPARGLPRITGTYLLLDGPTLHPLALFDGAALTTLRTPAVSALALRHLVPDGRPLRLLLFGSGPQAYGHLEAVLATRRLAEVVVVARTGSPKSAEGAGKLAAHARGLGVPAREGVAAEVADADLVICCTTAREPLFDGRLIAPGATVVAVGSHEPEAREVDTALVRRAAVYVESRAAALREAGDLLVPEAEGAIGPGHITGTLAELVAGRLAVGAAASCPQLFKSVGMAWEDLAVAVALFEAAGGGVQ from the coding sequence GTGACGCGGAATGCTGGGATCCGGCAGTTCTCGGCGGCCGAGACGGCCGGGCTCCTGGGCCCGGCCGCCGCCGCGGACGCGCTGGCCGGCGTACTGCGGGCCGGGCTGGACCCGGAGGGCTGTCCGCCGCGCGGGGCCGTGGCGGTGCCGGGCGGCGGGGAGCTGCTGGTGATGCCTGCCGCGGCCGGGGCCTACGCGGGAGTGAAGATCGCGGGGGTCGCGCCGGGGAACCCGGCGCGCGGCCTGCCCCGGATCACCGGCACCTACCTTCTCCTGGACGGGCCCACCCTGCACCCGCTGGCCCTGTTCGACGGGGCGGCGCTGACCACCCTGCGCACCCCGGCGGTCTCGGCGCTCGCGCTGCGCCACCTGGTCCCGGACGGCCGGCCGCTGCGGCTGCTGCTCTTCGGCTCGGGGCCGCAGGCGTACGGGCACCTCGAAGCGGTGCTGGCGACGCGCCGGTTGGCGGAGGTGGTGGTCGTGGCGCGCACGGGATCTCCGAAAAGCGCCGAGGGTGCCGGGAAACTGGCCGCGCACGCCCGGGGACTGGGGGTCCCGGCCCGGGAGGGGGTGGCGGCCGAGGTGGCCGACGCCGACCTGGTGATCTGCTGCACCACGGCCCGCGAACCCCTTTTCGACGGACGGCTGATCGCACCGGGCGCCACCGTCGTGGCGGTCGGCTCGCACGAGCCCGAGGCCCGGGAGGTGGACACGGCCCTGGTCAGGCGGGCGGCCGTGTACGTGGAATCGCGTGCTGCGGCCCTGCGCGAGGCGGGGGACCTGCTGGTTCCGGAGGCGGAGGGGGCCATCGGACCCGGCCACATCACGGGCACCCTGGCCGAGTTGGTGGCGGGCCGGCTCGCGGTCGGCGCGGCGGCGAGTTGTCCACAGCTCTTCAAGAGTGTGGGCATGGCCTGGGAAGATCTCGCTGTGGCGGTCGCGCTGTTCGAGGCCGCAGGAGGCGGCGTCCAGTGA
- a CDS encoding GntR family transcriptional regulator: protein MGDLKQHSLIKAQERLRDQVGHALRAALIAGELRPGSVYSAPGLAAELGVSATPVREAMLDLAREGLVEPVRNKGFRITEVSERDLDQYTELRTMIEVPTIGRITKIATPAQLEALRPIAEEIVTSAREHNLIGYLEADRRFHLSLLALAGNDRLVETVGDLRKRSRLYGLTGLDEAGKLVSSAEEHIELLDLMLTGDSEAAEACMTRHLGHVRSLWAQGRDEPVGRTPGGLGSGALGSTG from the coding sequence ATGGGTGACCTGAAGCAGCACAGTCTCATCAAGGCTCAGGAACGGCTCCGCGATCAGGTCGGCCACGCCCTCCGAGCGGCCCTGATAGCGGGCGAACTGCGCCCCGGCAGCGTCTACTCCGCCCCCGGCCTCGCGGCCGAGCTCGGCGTCTCCGCCACCCCGGTGCGCGAGGCCATGCTCGACCTGGCCCGCGAAGGCCTGGTCGAGCCGGTCCGCAACAAGGGATTCCGCATCACCGAGGTCAGCGAGCGCGACCTCGACCAGTACACCGAATTGCGCACGATGATCGAGGTCCCGACCATCGGCCGGATCACCAAGATCGCGACCCCGGCGCAGCTCGAGGCCCTGCGCCCGATCGCCGAGGAGATCGTGACGAGCGCCCGGGAGCACAACCTCATCGGGTACCTGGAGGCCGACCGCCGCTTCCACCTGTCCCTGCTGGCCCTCGCGGGCAACGACCGCCTGGTCGAAACGGTCGGCGACCTGCGCAAGCGCTCCCGCCTGTACGGGCTGACCGGCCTGGACGAGGCCGGCAAGCTGGTCTCTTCCGCCGAGGAGCACATCGAGCTGCTCGACCTGATGCTCACCGGCGACTCGGAGGCGGCCGAAGCCTGCATGACCCGCCACCTGGGCCACGTCCGCTCCCTCTGGGCCCAGGGCCGCGACGAACCGGTGGGCCGCACCCCGGGCGGCCTGGGCTCGGGCGCCCTGGGCTCGACGGGCTGA
- a CDS encoding ABC transporter substrate-binding protein produces MTKRTQLALATALVAVLALGASGCSDPKKGSAGGGGASNPAAANDGKILGGTPVKGGTLTVLSNQDFAHLDPARNWVMPTMDFGTRLLYRTLVTFKAEPGKGGSELVPDLATDLGTPSNGGRTWTFTLKEGLKYEDGSAIRAQDIKYNVERSFAPDLTGGPDYAAQYLAGTDGYKGPLQGKHLDSVKTPDDRTIVFELKRPVAEFSATATLPTFAPVPEAQEKGTQYDARPFSSGPYKIESYDRDKKLVLVRNEHWDAKTDTVRKAYPDKFVVVMGLKGGQIDDRIIASEGADGSSVQWSDMRPESAPKVLPKPEIKQRLLAESQGCTEMLQMNNSRAPFDDPKVREAMQYAIDKEAVITADGGPALNEVATAYLPPALSGGKQADTLKIAPSGDPAKAKELLKAAGKETLKVSLAVSTGDKGQAEAVQQSLGRAGIEVVIDTVDPGAYYDVIGDTTTAPDLVLSGWCPDYPSGSTFLPFVFDGRTIKAKGNSGNYSQFRDDATMKRIDEINAMADAKQANQAWIDLDAELMKKSPAVPVLLERKPLLVGTNIAGAFGHPVWVGQIDYATVGLKDPAKSQNQG; encoded by the coding sequence ATGACCAAGCGCACCCAACTCGCCCTCGCCACCGCCCTGGTGGCCGTACTCGCACTCGGTGCCTCGGGATGCTCCGACCCCAAGAAGGGCTCCGCCGGAGGCGGTGGTGCCTCCAATCCCGCCGCCGCCAACGACGGGAAGATCCTCGGCGGGACCCCCGTCAAGGGCGGCACGCTCACCGTCCTGTCCAACCAGGACTTCGCCCACCTCGACCCCGCCCGCAACTGGGTGATGCCGACGATGGACTTCGGCACCCGCCTCCTCTACCGCACCCTCGTCACCTTCAAGGCCGAGCCCGGAAAGGGCGGCAGCGAGCTCGTACCCGACCTCGCCACCGACCTCGGCACCCCCTCCAACGGCGGCCGGACCTGGACGTTCACCCTCAAGGAGGGCCTGAAGTACGAGGACGGCTCGGCCATCAGGGCCCAGGACATCAAGTACAACGTCGAGCGCTCCTTCGCCCCCGACCTCACCGGCGGCCCCGACTACGCGGCCCAGTACCTGGCCGGCACCGACGGCTACAAGGGCCCGCTCCAGGGCAAGCACCTCGACTCCGTGAAGACCCCCGACGACCGCACGATCGTCTTCGAACTGAAGCGTCCCGTAGCCGAGTTCTCCGCCACCGCCACCCTCCCCACCTTCGCGCCCGTCCCCGAAGCGCAGGAGAAGGGCACGCAGTACGACGCCCGGCCGTTCTCCTCCGGCCCGTACAAGATCGAGTCGTACGACCGGGACAAGAAGCTCGTCCTGGTCCGCAACGAGCACTGGGACGCCAAGACGGACACCGTCCGCAAGGCCTACCCGGACAAGTTCGTCGTGGTCATGGGCCTCAAGGGCGGCCAGATCGACGACCGGATCATCGCCTCCGAGGGCGCCGACGGCTCCAGCGTCCAGTGGTCCGACATGCGGCCCGAGAGCGCCCCCAAGGTGCTGCCGAAGCCGGAGATCAAGCAGCGGCTGCTGGCCGAGTCGCAGGGCTGTACCGAGATGCTCCAGATGAACAACTCCCGCGCCCCCTTCGACGACCCGAAGGTCCGCGAGGCGATGCAGTACGCCATCGACAAGGAGGCCGTGATCACCGCGGACGGCGGTCCGGCCCTCAACGAGGTCGCCACCGCCTACCTGCCCCCGGCCCTCTCCGGCGGCAAGCAGGCCGACACGCTGAAGATCGCGCCGTCCGGCGACCCGGCCAAGGCCAAGGAACTGCTCAAGGCCGCGGGCAAGGAGACCCTGAAGGTCTCCCTCGCCGTCTCCACCGGGGACAAGGGCCAGGCGGAGGCCGTCCAGCAGAGCCTGGGCCGCGCGGGCATCGAGGTGGTCATCGACACCGTCGACCCGGGCGCGTACTACGACGTCATCGGTGACACCACCACCGCGCCCGACCTCGTCCTGTCCGGCTGGTGCCCCGACTACCCCTCCGGCTCCACCTTCCTGCCCTTCGTCTTCGACGGCCGCACCATCAAGGCCAAGGGCAACTCCGGCAACTACTCACAGTTCCGCGACGACGCCACGATGAAGCGGATCGACGAGATCAACGCGATGGCCGACGCCAAGCAGGCCAACCAGGCCTGGATCGACCTCGACGCCGAGCTCATGAAGAAGTCCCCGGCCGTCCCCGTCCTGCTGGAGCGCAAGCCGCTGCTCGTCGGCACCAACATCGCGGGCGCCTTCGGCCACCCGGTGTGGGTCGGCCAGATCGACTACGCGACGGTCGGCCTCAAGGACCCCGCCAAGAGCCAGAACCAGGGCTGA
- a CDS encoding ABC transporter permease, with translation MTAAIAAPSKDAAAVAEVPPGSSPWQLARRELRRRPAVRVSLCVVLLFVLMAATAPWLGALGGWSPEEFDKSAIDPYLGGQPLGSFGGISPEHWLGVEPVTGRDLFARVVSGAQVSLLIAFAATAIVVITGTAAGIAAGYFGGRTDAVLSRLMDLTMSFPSLIFMIAMLSVAKDVNRILLMTAVIGLFGWPGVARVVRGQALSLRHREYVDAARVGGASSWRILTRDILPGVSGPVIAYTTLLIPGMISTEAALSYLGVGVRPPTPSWGQMIAESVAFYETDPMYFVIPSLFLFLAVLAFTLLGDALRDILDPRGART, from the coding sequence ATGACCGCCGCCATCGCCGCCCCGTCCAAGGACGCGGCGGCGGTCGCGGAGGTACCTCCGGGCAGCAGCCCCTGGCAGCTCGCCCGGCGGGAACTCCGCCGCCGCCCCGCCGTCCGCGTCAGCCTCTGCGTCGTCCTCCTCTTCGTCCTGATGGCCGCCACCGCCCCCTGGCTGGGTGCGCTCGGCGGCTGGTCCCCGGAGGAGTTCGACAAGTCCGCCATCGACCCCTACCTGGGCGGCCAGCCGCTGGGCTCCTTCGGCGGGATCAGCCCCGAGCACTGGCTCGGCGTGGAACCCGTCACCGGCCGCGACCTGTTCGCCCGGGTGGTCTCCGGCGCCCAGGTCTCGCTCCTCATCGCCTTCGCCGCCACCGCCATCGTCGTCATCACGGGCACGGCCGCCGGAATCGCCGCCGGCTACTTCGGCGGCCGCACCGACGCCGTCCTGTCCCGCCTGATGGACCTGACGATGTCCTTCCCGTCCCTCATCTTCATGATCGCGATGCTGTCCGTGGCCAAGGACGTCAACCGCATCCTCCTCATGACCGCCGTCATCGGCCTCTTCGGCTGGCCCGGCGTCGCCCGCGTGGTGCGGGGCCAGGCCCTGTCCCTCAGACACCGCGAGTACGTGGACGCCGCCCGCGTCGGCGGCGCGAGCTCCTGGCGGATCCTGACCCGGGACATCCTCCCGGGGGTCTCCGGACCGGTCATCGCCTACACCACCCTGCTCATCCCCGGCATGATCAGCACCGAGGCCGCCCTGAGCTACCTCGGCGTGGGCGTCCGCCCGCCGACCCCCTCCTGGGGCCAGATGATCGCCGAGTCCGTGGCCTTCTACGAGACCGATCCCATGTACTTCGTCATCCCCAGCCTCTTCCTCTTCCTCGCCGTGCTCGCCTTCACCCTCCTCGGCGACGCCCTGCGCGACATCCTCGACCCGAGGGGCGCCCGGACGTGA
- a CDS encoding ABC transporter permease, protein MILYFLRRVLALAGVLLAIAAVTFLIFYVLPSDPAAAACGKTCSAERLADVRAYLGLDRPLWSQFGDFLTGIFTGRTLGTGQYAVQCDFPCLGYSYENSLPVWDLLMDRLPVSASLAVGAAALWLVLGLGAGVTAALRKDTATDKVLMVGAVAAASLPVYFTSVMLIYGVIRIAGLLPYPAYQPFTENPLAWASNLLLPWTALALLYAAMYARQSRGSMIEAMAEPYIRTARAKGMPERTVVVKHGLRSGMTPILTIFGMDLGGLLAGAVITESIFGLPGIGRLFYGALVSSDQPVVLGVTLLAAFFIVVANLAVDLLYAVIDPRVRY, encoded by the coding sequence GTGATCCTCTACTTCCTGCGCCGCGTGCTCGCCCTCGCCGGGGTGCTGCTCGCCATCGCCGCCGTCACCTTCCTCATCTTCTACGTGCTCCCCTCCGACCCGGCCGCGGCCGCCTGCGGAAAGACCTGCAGCGCCGAGCGGCTGGCCGACGTACGCGCGTACCTCGGCCTCGACCGGCCCCTGTGGAGCCAGTTCGGCGACTTCCTCACCGGGATCTTCACCGGCCGCACCCTCGGCACCGGCCAGTACGCCGTGCAGTGCGACTTCCCCTGCCTGGGCTACTCCTACGAGAACTCCCTGCCCGTCTGGGACCTGCTCATGGACCGCCTCCCGGTCTCCGCCTCCCTCGCCGTGGGCGCGGCCGCCCTCTGGCTCGTCCTCGGCCTCGGCGCCGGGGTCACCGCCGCGCTGCGCAAGGACACCGCCACCGACAAGGTCCTCATGGTCGGAGCGGTCGCCGCCGCCTCCCTGCCCGTCTACTTCACCTCGGTGATGCTGATCTACGGGGTCATCCGCATCGCCGGACTCCTGCCCTACCCCGCCTACCAGCCGTTCACCGAGAACCCGCTCGCCTGGGCGAGCAACCTGCTGCTGCCGTGGACCGCGCTCGCCCTGCTCTACGCCGCCATGTACGCCCGCCAGAGCCGCGGTTCGATGATCGAGGCGATGGCCGAGCCGTACATCCGTACCGCCCGCGCCAAGGGCATGCCCGAGCGCACCGTCGTCGTCAAACACGGACTGCGCTCCGGAATGACCCCGATCCTGACCATTTTCGGTATGGACCTCGGCGGCCTGCTCGCCGGAGCCGTCATCACCGAGTCCATCTTCGGACTCCCCGGCATCGGGCGGCTGTTCTACGGGGCGCTCGTCAGCTCGGACCAGCCCGTCGTGCTCGGGGTCACCCTCCTCGCCGCCTTCTTCATCGTCGTCGCGAACCTCGCCGTCGACCTCCTGTACGCCGTCATCGACCCGAGGGTGAGGTACTGA